In Pyrodictium occultum, the genomic window GCGGCTATGATCTCATAATACTGGGCGCCCGGGGTAACACCGCTAGCGAGGATATAATCATTGGCAGCGTGGCCCTCTCCATGGTGGTTAACTCGGCGACCTCGATTATGATTATCCGCTAGCATCCTACGAGGGCCCCCGGAGAAGAATAGCTGTTAAGAACGCTACAGAGAGCCCCGGCCTGCTGGGACGCTCGTCATGGGCGAGGAGGAGCAGGCCGTATACATTGTAGTGTGCAGCGAGGGCCTCTATCAAGCCGCGGGGCTTGCAGAGGCGCTATTGACAGCGGCGTCCCGGTGCAGCGGCGAAGCCGTGGTGTACCGTGTTACGCGCGTCCTTCAGCTAGCTGAGAGCGAACTTAACGAGCTGAGGAGCGTCCTACGCACCGCTGCCCGGGAGGGAGGAGAGCCCCGAGGGAAGCATATAGGAGAGGTGCCCAAGCCCTCCGGGAGAGCCCCCGAGTACGCTGTGGTTTTTGACCAGATGTACAAGGGCTTCGCAGACATACTGGCCCGCGAGATAGAGGATCCCCGCGTGGAGTTCCACGAGGTGCTTGGCAGGGGGATAAATAGGCCTCTCAAGGCCGGGGAGAGAGTGTACAGGCAGCCCGCCAAGGATGATTATGATATACTTAAGTTGCTAGAGCAGCTGGCTAACAGGTATAGGGGCGGCGTACTCTTCTTCACCGGTGATAAGAGGCTAGCAAACCAGGCAAGGCTCGTACCGGGGGTACACGTTGAGTACATACCTCCCGGCGAGGTAGCCGGCAAGGAGATGGCTCTAAAGCTTATGGCGCAGCGTATCCGCTCCTGGATCCTGGGCGGCAGACCCCCGGAGGGCTAGAGCCGGGGGTAGAAGCTAGATGGGTGATGAGACACTCCGATGAGGAGGGCTCCATGTGTATGTGTCGATGACTGCAGGGTAGGTTGCTGACCCACCCTCTTCACGTGCAAGCATGCTGGTGGCCATAATGCAGGAAGGCGGCGCGGGCAACGAGTGCGCCAGCATAGTGCAGGGCTTCATCGAGCGGCTCGCTCTCCAGGTTAAGCGGGATCTAGAGGCGGGGACGCCGCAGCTAACCCTGGCTAAGACGGTCGAGGCTGCCATAAGCTATGCCAGGGAGCATGGGGCCTGCGGCAGGCCCTCCAGGCAGCCTTACCACGCATACCTCATGAGCCAGTTTAACGCTCTGAACAGGCTAATACTAGACAAATCTATGGAAGCCTTGTCTGCACACCTTGAAAGACTCGGGGACGATGTCTACTCCGCCTTCTCAATACTCCTTACGAGGTATGCCATGCATGAGATAAGGCTAATAGATTATGCAGCCTCAATGCTGCGCAGCACCCTGGAGCAGGGGGTAGATGCTCTGGAGGCTGTCATCTCCATACTCGAGCCCCTAGTATTTGCGGCAGCTGCGCGGTACCTTGCCGCTATGTACGCGATCTCAAGCCTTCCCAGCGAGGAGGTACTGCGCCTAGCCGCCTCGCTCGAGAGGATAATAGCGGCCTATATGGATGAAGAGAACCAGGCCTTTGCGTCCCTGCAGCTCTACTTTCAGGGTGGTGGGGATGGCCGGGCCGAGTCGCAGAAGGAGAGTGGTCGATGAGATCCTGCGGAGACCCGACCCGAGTGGCCGCTACGTCATAGTTGTGAGGAGAACTAGTACGAGCTGGGAGGAGCTAAAGAAGCTGCTAAAGGGATATGGCCTAGAGGTAGAGGAGGCGGGCGACGTGGTGATACTGAGAACTAGGTCGAGGCGCATCGCCCGGGAGGTGGCGCTGCAGGCGCTAAAGATGGGGATACTGGATTCCGGCTAGCCGGGTCACGGTGCATCGTCTCTAGCAAGGCCTTATGGCCCTCAGCTTCTTCAGCTTCTCGTATATCTTGTTAACAGCCTCGTAGACCTCCTCCTCGCGCTTCGCCCCGGTTATCACCATCTTCCCCGAGCTGAATATTAGCAGGACAACGCGGGGCTCATCCATCCTGTG contains:
- a CDS encoding STN domain-containing protein, with amino-acid sequence MAGPSRRRRVVDEILRRPDPSGRYVIVVRRTSTSWEELKKLLKGYGLEVEEAGDVVILRTRSRRIAREVALQALKMGILDSG